Proteins from one Panicum virgatum strain AP13 chromosome 7K, P.virgatum_v5, whole genome shotgun sequence genomic window:
- the LOC120642478 gene encoding gibberellin 2-beta-dioxygenase 6-like isoform X1: MPAFAESGGGGGAEPPLAESYLDLLRRGGGIAAGEGRAAAAVQERELPLIDIGCLLAGGGGDEARRAACADAMARAASEWGFFQVTNHGVGGALLERLRAEQARLFRLPFETKARAGLLNGSYRWGAPTATSLRHLSWSEAFHVPLASISGSACDFGELGSLSDRACRGVNRVMQEVADAMSRVAKAVAVALAGSLLMQGGPHHAAAAAAAAAAAFPAGCDETTCFLRLNRYPACPFAADTFGLVPHTDSDFLTVLWQDQVGGLQLMKDARWVAVKPHPDALIVNIGDLFQAWSNNRYKSVEHKVVANAKAERFSAAYFLCPSYDAPVGTCGEPSPYRTFTFGEYRRKVQEDVKRTGRKIGLPNFLKQQPQ; the protein is encoded by the exons ATGCCGGCCTTcgcggagagcggcggcggcggaggcgccgagcCGCCCCTGGCCGAGAGCTACCTcgacctgctccgccgcggcggcggcattgcGGCGGGCGAgggccgcgcggcggccgccgtgcAGGAGCGCGAGCTGCCCCTGATCGACATCGGGTGCCtgctggcgggcggcggcggcgacgaggcgaggagggcggcgtgcgcggaCGCCATGGCGCGGGCGGCCTCCGAGTGGGGCTTCTTCCAGGTGACCAAccacggcgtgggcggcgcgctCCTGGAGCGGCTGCGGGCGGAGCAGGCGCGGCTGTTCCGGCTGCCGTTCGAGACCAAGGCCCGGGCCGGCCTCCTCAACGGCTCCTACCGGTGGGGCGCCCCCACGGCCACGTCGCTCCGCCACCTCTCGTGGTCGGAGGCCTTCCACGTCCCGCTCGCCAGCATCTCCGGGAGCGCCTGCGACTTCGGCGAGCTCGGCTCCCTGAG CGATCGTGCGTGCAGGGGCGTGAATCGCGTGATGCAGGAGGTGGCGGACGCGATGTCGCGGGTGGCCAAGGCCGTGGCGGTGGCGCTGGCGGGGAGCCTACTGATGCAGGGCGGTCCTCACcacgcagcggcagcggcggcggcggcggcggcggcgttcccggCGGGGTGCGACGAGACGACGTGCTTCCTGCGGCTGAACCGGTACCCGGCGTGCCCCTTCGCGGCGGACACCTTCGGGCTGGTGCCCCACACGGACAGCGACTTCCTCACCGTGCTGTGGCAGGACCAGGTCGGGGGCCTGCAGCTCATGAAGGACGCCCGCTGGGTGGCCGTCAAGCCCCACCCGGACGCGCTCATCGTCAACATCGGCGATCTGTTTCAG GCGTGGAGCAACAACCGGTACAAGAGCGTGGAGCACAAGGTGGTGGCCAACGCCAAGGCGGAGCGCTTCTCCGCCGCCTACTTCCTCTGCCCGTCCTACGACGCGCCCGTCGGCACGTGCGGCGAGCCGTCGCCCTACAGGACCTTCACCTTCGGGGAGTACAGGAGGAAGGTGCAGGAGGACGTCAAGAGGACCGGCAGAAAGATTGGGCTCCCAAACTTCCTCAAGCAGCAGCCGCAGTGA
- the LOC120642478 gene encoding gibberellin 2-beta-dioxygenase 6-like isoform X2 has translation MPAFAESGGGGGAEPPLAESYLDLLRRGGGIAAGEGRAAAAVQERELPLIDIGCLLAGGGGDEARRAACADAMARAASEWGFFQVTNHGVGGALLERLRAEQARLFRLPFETKARAGLLNGSYRWGAPTATSLRHLSWSEAFHVPLASISGSACDFGELGSLRGVNRVMQEVADAMSRVAKAVAVALAGSLLMQGGPHHAAAAAAAAAAAFPAGCDETTCFLRLNRYPACPFAADTFGLVPHTDSDFLTVLWQDQVGGLQLMKDARWVAVKPHPDALIVNIGDLFQAWSNNRYKSVEHKVVANAKAERFSAAYFLCPSYDAPVGTCGEPSPYRTFTFGEYRRKVQEDVKRTGRKIGLPNFLKQQPQ, from the exons ATGCCGGCCTTcgcggagagcggcggcggcggaggcgccgagcCGCCCCTGGCCGAGAGCTACCTcgacctgctccgccgcggcggcggcattgcGGCGGGCGAgggccgcgcggcggccgccgtgcAGGAGCGCGAGCTGCCCCTGATCGACATCGGGTGCCtgctggcgggcggcggcggcgacgaggcgaggagggcggcgtgcgcggaCGCCATGGCGCGGGCGGCCTCCGAGTGGGGCTTCTTCCAGGTGACCAAccacggcgtgggcggcgcgctCCTGGAGCGGCTGCGGGCGGAGCAGGCGCGGCTGTTCCGGCTGCCGTTCGAGACCAAGGCCCGGGCCGGCCTCCTCAACGGCTCCTACCGGTGGGGCGCCCCCACGGCCACGTCGCTCCGCCACCTCTCGTGGTCGGAGGCCTTCCACGTCCCGCTCGCCAGCATCTCCGGGAGCGCCTGCGACTTCGGCGAGCTCGGCTCCCTGAG GGGCGTGAATCGCGTGATGCAGGAGGTGGCGGACGCGATGTCGCGGGTGGCCAAGGCCGTGGCGGTGGCGCTGGCGGGGAGCCTACTGATGCAGGGCGGTCCTCACcacgcagcggcagcggcggcggcggcggcggcggcgttcccggCGGGGTGCGACGAGACGACGTGCTTCCTGCGGCTGAACCGGTACCCGGCGTGCCCCTTCGCGGCGGACACCTTCGGGCTGGTGCCCCACACGGACAGCGACTTCCTCACCGTGCTGTGGCAGGACCAGGTCGGGGGCCTGCAGCTCATGAAGGACGCCCGCTGGGTGGCCGTCAAGCCCCACCCGGACGCGCTCATCGTCAACATCGGCGATCTGTTTCAG GCGTGGAGCAACAACCGGTACAAGAGCGTGGAGCACAAGGTGGTGGCCAACGCCAAGGCGGAGCGCTTCTCCGCCGCCTACTTCCTCTGCCCGTCCTACGACGCGCCCGTCGGCACGTGCGGCGAGCCGTCGCCCTACAGGACCTTCACCTTCGGGGAGTACAGGAGGAAGGTGCAGGAGGACGTCAAGAGGACCGGCAGAAAGATTGGGCTCCCAAACTTCCTCAAGCAGCAGCCGCAGTGA